A window of Acropora muricata isolate sample 2 chromosome 6, ASM3666990v1, whole genome shotgun sequence genomic DNA:
TATCACGGTTGACTTGAGTCAAAACAATCAGCAGAAGCATGCACGACGTCTAAATCACTGCCGTGCTATAGTCGTGTAGCACGGCAGAGCTTGTCgaaattaattgaaaagttTGATTCAGACGCTGTCCTTCTGCCTTGATCCTGCCGAACCTATCTTGAAATTGGTACGGCACGGAAGAAGCACGACGTCTGGACCAGGCCTTACCCTTGTAAAGTTCTCAGCATGTCTCTTGTTGTTCATTGGAAACTTTTTTGGATTCTCTTTTTGATTCTTTGTTTTCTGCTGCTTTGGGGAAACAAATACTTGTTCTACTATTTAGTTAAATAATCACTTTCCAAAATTTCTGACCCTTGTGAAGTTGTCAGCGTGTGTCATCATGTGCAATGGGAACCTTTTTGGATGGTCTTTCTGATTCTTCCTCAGCAGCTTTCTTCATAGCTAGAATGCAAAGCACTGCAATCGTTCCAGTTACGGCTGCGTCAAAGATTGCACCAACAAAAAATGACTTAAATGGAGACATCTTCAAGTTTGTTGAAGTTGCTTAGATGGTTTGACATCAGTGGTTTGGTAGTTCTTCTATAGATGGCCCCACTCTTGTTGAAGCTAAGCTTGAATTTTCTCAGTTGAACCCGTAACCCACAGGCAAATGTTACGGCTGTCACACTGCTTACACGAGTAATTAGCTCAATAATTGATTTATCAAATGCAAATACAAAGAACGactttttgaataaattactggGTAAACTATTGACTGTTAGTTTcttttgcaattgcttagatGGTTTGATACAAGTGGTTTCGTAGTTCTTCTATTGATGGTTAGACTCTTGAGGAGCTAAGGATTGATCTCTGATTATGGTTTCCCTACTGAATTGTCACCAAGTAGTTCTTGTTAcgcatgaatttttttgtttcctaattgttttcttgtttcctcCTTGTCTACTTGTTTTCTCTAATTGTTATCTTGTTTCGTTTCCTTGAACAAATGCCAGCTCCATCCACTTGAAAACCCATTAAGATTGATCAATCACCTGTCACCGACCTCAGACAGTAGTGCGTCTCGCGCTCGATCAATGAGGCAATTAAAACATTCATCGCAATTAAAGCCTTATATAAGTTGAACTGTCGTCCACCTGTGTAAAGTTCTAGCAGTATGATTGATACTAGTCCTGAAAGCATCAGAAATTTGGCAGGGGTTTGTCTTTTAGGCAGATGCAATACGATAGAACGCACTGCAGGTATTGTTGGTTAGTATTAAAGTATTAGCTTAGATCACTGAAGTAGTTCGTTGAACAGCCTACTAGATGCTAATGATAGATGTAAAGTAATGTAGGAtgatagtatacaactattccccgaaggggaggtgaatagtggtggatatataccgagacgcgaagcgtcgaggtatatattcacctctcttcaccgaccctgaggggaatagttgttttagtatttaccaaatcagatggataaaaaaacgcttcttcaatttcttcttctgaaactttcgcaaaacgacgcgccatttttctctccgttcgcaaaacagtgaatagccaaggatattccgagttacgggagccaatcaaaacgcgcgaaaattgctatccactgatttggtaaatactaatatgaCTTAACATCTAACAATCGCCGGAAGCGAGTTAGAAAGCTCTTGGAGTTGACACTCGCTGAAAAGCCTTTAAAATCGCCTTCGGCTTTTCAGTGGAGTTGTGGAATCCAAAAAGGTTTTCCTAAGTGCTTATCTATCATGACTCAACAAATTGAAGATCAATTTTTATTAAAACTATGAGCCACGTCTTCCGAAGGCTCTTCGAAGTCGTCGCTATTCATTTTCGACGTTTAAAAAGTCGAAACCAAGCTGCAAGCAAGGTACTTCTTCAGCCTTAATGGCGTCCTGAAAAATTTTCTCAGATTTTGCAGCGAGCAAAATCACTACTGACTTAGGTTGTATGTATATGTTGaaatataatgcacgcgtgtgatgTAAGCTGCGTGCACTGTGGAGTTGTAATGAACtggttttgaccaatcacagtgcgtTATGAATCGTGGCTCGTTTGTAATAAGCGACGGGAAACGCGGTCTATTCCCTTTATCAAACAACTGTAAGTAGCAGCACTGCAGTTACTTTAGAAACTATAACCTTTCAGTGTCAAAGTCGAATCTTTTTCCTTAAAAAGTCTACAGAAGTTCACATAACCATCAAGCCGGTACCCCTTGTGGGTCTCTTTAATCACTGAACGGTGAACAGCTTCACAATATTTGCGTTAAATCTCTTATCTCCTGACTGCAATCGTCTAATGCGTTGGTGTTAACCTCAAGGTCATTGAAATAAAGACATAAAGGAAACCCTCCTCTGCAGTACTGAGAGATCAGGAAGAGTGACTGCTTACAAACTTTAAAGTCAAAGCTAAAAACTGAATTATTTACTTTGAAGAATTTTCTTATCAATTTTTGACTATATCTTATGGATCCCTTTTTAAATCATTGTAATCAGCGCTTAGAAAAGATCTGTGAAAGCGTTATTTAAATCATGATTTCATCTTCTTCCAGTGTTATTATTATACTATTATTGTGAacgttattataattattattctacctTTAGCAGTCCATgacttttaacaattttttcagAGGAATTTCCCTGCCACTTTGGTTCGTTCGTTCGTTCTAATTAAATGTTTGCCATTTCCCAGAACAAAATTGCGTAGCAGCCAGACTTTGTCAAGTGTCTTTTCATTTTCACGTTTAAACTACTAGCTCAGTTTACTTTCGTAGCGTCTGTAAGGGCTCTGGCTTTGTTACTTAGAAGTGTAGCTAACGCCTTGCTCAATTCTTAGCATATTTTCTTGGCATTCTAAAGGTGGTAGTTTACGGGAGATGAAACTGAAAAGACAAAAactgaaccaaaaaaaaaaattagtcaaCTAGCCCAGGGCCTCCGGTCGCAGGTAATTTACAAGTTTCTTTCTGTTGACTTAATTGAAAAGTTTGATTCAGACGCTGTCCTTCTGCCTTGATCCTGCCGAACCTATCTTGAAATTGGTACGGCACGGAAGAAGCACGACGTCTGGACCAGGCCTTACCCTTGTAAAGTTCTCAGCATGTCTCTTGTTGTTCATTGGAAACTTTTTTGGATTCTCTTTTTGATTCTTTGTTTTCTGCTGCTTTGGGGAAACAAATACTTGTTCTACTATTTAGTTAAATAATCACTTTCCAAAATTTCTGACCCTTGTGAAGTTGTCAGCGTGTGTCATCATGTGCAATGGGAACCTTTTTGGATGGTCTTTCTGATTCTTCCTCAGCAGCTTTCTTCATAGCTAGAATGCAAAGCACTGCAATCGTTCCAGTTACGGCTGCGTCAAAGATTGCACCAACAAAAAATGACTTAAATGGAGACATCTTCAAGTTTGTTGAAGTTGCTTAGATGGTTTGACATCAGTGGTTTGGTAGTTCTTCTATAGATGGCCCCACTCTTGTTGAAGCTAAGCTTGAATTTTCTCAGTTGAACCCGTAACCCACAGGCAAATGTTACGGCTGTCACACTGCTTACACGAGTAATTAGCTCAATAATTGATTTATCAAATGCAAATACAAAGAACGactttttgaataaattactggGTAAACTATTGACTGTTAGTTTcttttgcaattgcttagatGGTTTGATACAAGTGGTTTCGTAGTTCTTCTATTGATGGTTAGACTCTTGAGGAGCTAAGGATTGATCTCTGATTATGGTTTCCCTACTGAATTGTCACCAAGTAGTTCTTGTTAcgcatgaatttttttgtttcctaattgttttcttgtttcctcCTTGTCTACTTGTTTTCTCTAATTGTTATCTTGTTTCGTTTCCTTGAACAAATGCCAGCTCCATCCACTTGAAAACCCATTAAGATTGATCAATCACCTGTCACCGACCTCAGACAGTAGTGCGTCTCGCGCTCGATCAATGAGGCAATTAAAACATTCATCGCAATTAAAGCCTTATATAAGTTGAACTGTCGTCCACCTGTGTAAAGTTCTAGCAGTATGATTGATACTAGTCCTGAAAGCATCAGAAATTTGGCAGGGGTTTGTCTTTTAGGCAGATGCAATACGATAGAACGCACTGCAGGTATTGTTGGTTAGTATTAAAGTATTAGCTTAGATCACTGAAGTAGTTCGTTGAACAGCCTACTAGATGCTAATGATAGATGTAAAGTAATGTAGGAtgatagtatacaactattccccgaaggggaggtgaatagtggtggatatataccgagacgcgaagcgtcgaggtatatattcacctctcttcaccgaccctgaggggaatagttgttttagtatttaccaaatcagatggataaaaaaacgcttcttcaatttcttcttctgaaactttcgcaaaacgacgcgccatttttctctccgttcgcaaaacagtgaatagccaaggatattccgagttacgagagccaatcaaaacgcgcgaaaattgctatccactgatttggtaaatactaatatgaCTTAACATCTAACAATCGCCGGAAGCGAGTTAGAAAGCTCTTGGAGTTGACACTCGCTGAAAAGCCTTTAAAATCGCCTTCGGCTTTTCAGTGGAGTTGTGGAATCCAAAAAGGTTTTCCTAAGTGCTTATCTATCATGACTCAACAAATTGAAGATCAATTTTTATTAAAACTATGAGCCACGTCTTCCGAAGGCTCTTCGAAGTCGTCGCTATTCATTTTCGACGTTTAAAAAGTCGAAACCAAGCTGCAAGCAAGGTACTTCTTCAGCCTTAATGGCGTCCTGAAAAATTTTCTCAGATTTTGCAGCGAGCAAAATCACTACTGACTTAGGTTGTATGTATATGTTGaaatataatgcacgcgtgtgatgTAAGCTGCGTGCACTGTGGAGTTGTAATGAACtggttttgaccaatcacagtgcgtTATGAATCGTGGCTCGTTTGTAATAAGCGACGGGAAACGCGGTCTATTCCCTTTATCAAACAACTGTAAGTAGCAGCACTGCAGTTACTTTAGAAACTATAACCTTTCAGTGTCAAAGTCGAATCTTTTTCCTTAAAAAGTCTACAGAAGTTCACATAACCATCAAGCCGGTACCCCTTGTGGGTCTCTTTAATCACTGAACGGTGAACAGCTTCACAATATTTGCGTTAAATCTCTTATCTCCTGACTGCAATCGTCTAATGCGTTGGTGTTAACCTCAAGGTCATTGAAATAAAGACATAAAGGAAACCCTCCTCTGCAGTACTGAGAGATCAGGAAGAGTGACTGCTTACAAACTTTAAAGTCAAAGCTAAAAACTGAATTATTTACTTTGAAGAATTTTCTTATCAATTTTTGACTATATCTTATGGATCCCTTTTTAAATCATTGTAATCAGCGCTTAGAAAAGATCTGTGAAAGCGTTATTTAAATCATGATTTCATCTTCTTCCAGTGTTATTATTATACTATTATTGTGAacgttattataattattattctacctTTAGCAGTCCATgacttttaacaattttttcagAGGAATTTCCCTGCCACTTTGGTTCGTTCGTTCGTTCTAATTAAATGTTTGCCATTTCCCAGAACAAAATTGCGTAGCAGCCAGACTTTGTCAAGTGTCTTTTCATTTTCACGTTTAAACTACTAGCTCAGTTTACTTTCGTAGCGTCTGTAAGGGCTCTGGCTTTGTTACTTAGAAGTGTAGCTAACGCCTTGCTCAATTCTTAGCATATTTTCTTGGCATTCTAAAGGTGGTAGTTTACGGGAgatgaaactgaaaaaacaaaaactgaaccaaaaaaaaaaattagtcaaCTAGCCCAGGGCCTCCGGTCGCAGGTAATTTACAAGTTTCTTTCTGTTGACTGTAATGGAAGGTACATTGCCGAAAGCTCTCGCCATTTCTCTAGTAGTATTTCATGAGCACCTTGTGTCAGACAAGGCTTTCACTGTTTTCAAGAATTTAGCGTTATCTCAGACTTGTAGAGAGTCTTCCTCCAAGAAAGGTTTCACAGTTTTAGATTACGCCACCTCCAGATTTTAGCTTAAAATTGATTAGGCACTGTACTTATTCTTAATCAACAATTACCAGAAACATTTAAATTTAGTCCTTTCCATGTAGCTCTGTGCTACCTTTAAATATCTTTGCTTTCTTAGTATGCTCCTCTACAAATTTTTAGTAACATTGTCATCGCTATTAATTGAAGCTATATTGCCTTATATTACCTGACAATGTGTATattagaaaattcaaattgtaaCGAACATTTAGAGCAAAAGATGAAAGGTATGTCGAAATGTTTTGTAAGCTTAAGAAgacttgtcttgttttttttttttaattgttcgTGTGCTGTAAACACGTTCTTCCTTTAGACTACTTACTTTGCTGGACTAAAAGGTCAGCGGATCAAGCCACGAGAGAGTTCTAGTAATATTTATGAATCGTAATATTTAATAGttaaaacaaaatatattttgaaaCAAAGAGTTTTGGAAGAAGTTATAAGAATTGCTGTTCGACACTGAACGAAACGAATTTGTCAGCTTTAaacacattgaaagaaaaaggcttaaaaacaaaagcagaaTAAACAAATTGTCACCTGACGGGTGAATCGTGCAAACTTGAGATGATCAACCAAACAAGCGTCTAGAAAACCTGATTGTAAGATCTCACTTGTCACAGCTGGAAGCATAGGTCTAACAATAATATCTCAAAAGAAATCACTGGAAAGAAATATATTCATGAACGTAGCCGTCAAAACGATTGAAACCACAAAGCACTTGAAGTAATGAAAGTATTCAGTCCCTCAATGTGCTAAAATCACGCTTTTCAGAAGTAAGCCACGCGCCATTGTGCTTTCTTCTTaggaaatcaagtaagccatcTATACCCACGTGGTACAAATGTATCTCTCCATTTCAGTTTCATGTTGCATGACGTGACTTCCGTGTAACAGCCTCGTTGATTGTATTCTCGGAATTGCTTTCGATTTGAATGCTTCGGAACATTCTCTCACGTTCTTGTTATGGGAATCAAAGAATCTTTATGATCTCACGTTTCTGTGCTCGAATCTTACAGGTTGTGCCCACTGAGACCACAGATCAAAGACTGAAGTTTCtgagagtaataataataatcaagcTAGTGGTATAGTTgaggcttttgttttcaattcctCTGTTCGCCAACGAATTTCTTTCAAGCATTTTCAAGCTCTTTCAGGAGGTACAGCAGCTTGACCAAAGCAAACAAATTTCCAGTCGAAAGCGGACGAGTTTCGTGGACAAACCATGGCTGGGGAGCTTCTTTCTCGCGGCTTAAGCAGTTGTTCGATTATATCAGCGAAACATTTACCGCTGGAGTTATTCAGTCTTACCAAGGGCAATTAGGTCTAGGCGAGGCTCCCTTATTGCCACAAGAAGCTCTATTGGAGGATTTTACTAGGTTCGGCAATGATATGATTTTTCAGGAATATGATGCTCCTGCGGGAGATAACAGCAAAATGGGTTGGAAGAAGTCGCGACCGACATCTTGGTGGAATTCGCTCTGGGAAGCCATGAAGCATGCATTTTGCATTCAGATTGTCGGTGGTGTAGCTCTGGGAACTATTGCTATTTTAGTACTAGTTCTAGATTTTAACACAGTTGATTTGTGCTTTGATCAGCAGAAGTTGAATTGGACAGCTCTGCCTAAGAGAACCCAAGCTGTTATGGTGGCTGCAGGTTGTTGTGAAGCATACGTGGTTCAGTTATGGAGTTTTCTTGTTGTGTTGTTCTTGTTTGGTTGGCCGTTGATCAAGAGGCTCAATTTGTTGGTCCTAAATCTTCTCGGTGCTTTCGTCGATACTTACTACCGCCTTGTTTTACAGGTGTTCAATATTTACAAAAGTTCTTGGATGTCATTCCCTCTTAATGCTATTTTTGTCTTGATATTGTTGATGAATAGCTTGCTGATTGGCAGAGAAATAGCAAGAAGAAACGAAAATGGACGGCGTGGACGAATGAAGAAAACTCTTCAAGTTTTTGCAATGCTTTTAGCCCAGTTTGCTTTTGCACTCgctatattttttgttttggtgtatGTTCTAATTCCATTGTATGGTAAAGCATCAGAGACGAACAGAGCTGTCATTGCTGGATGTTTTCCTCTTGTCACGGCTATGCCAAAGGTCATCATACGTCTGGCTGCACAGAGAATCGATTTTCTTCATTCCGGGAACTCGCATGCGTTTTTTGTCGTGCTGAACTTTGCGTCTGCGATTGTTTTTCGCGTCATGCAAGCCGAATTGACAAATCTCAATCTTTTTATTCTCCTTAGCCTCGCGCATGGGGCAATAGATCTGTTGGAAAGGTTTACCATTGTTATCCGCGATTATTTGTGGTACgttattgcgttcgacagaacgcttcctaatcttCTGGGTGGCCTGTTGTCGTGTAGGTGTCCTGTGCACGTAAGCGAAAGCTGACCCGTGTTTTTTCGTTCCATGGTTCAActtttcggcgccattttgaatgacgtCACACTTTCGTTGCGAAAAACATTCTGCCTCCTGCTTCGCTGTTTGTCGGTGtgggaaggttcaagctttattattctgcatcgtgcttcgctgtttgttggaaggttcaagctttattgctgtttggtcggcaagttattttgttatgttgttaaaaaatttcgtaggtgtaatttatcaaagcctgaggaaaGTGTGTGCCACTTCTGGACCCTGTACATCAACCAGaacgtgttttgttttgaacggttCGCGATGTTTGATCGAACTGACCCGTTGTGGTCGCAAATCAAATCAGCCAAGTAGTGTGCAAATAAAGAATGTGTTTTATTGTAGACTTTCGTTCACTATGTTCTgctcttgttaataatataactTACAATAACTTTACCAGCGACCTAAAATAGGGTCTCtgcttcaacaaaaataaaccatgCCTTCTCTCAATGCAAAACTTCAGAAGTTACTATTCCAACCTACCAATACTCGAACGCACTTTTTTAATctatgattactactagtttacaAGAAGCTTAATAAACAGGGCGGTGTGGAGACTACATTGATTGCAGCTCGATTTCGCACTCCACGGAGCATGCGTCTAGTGGCTGACGTGAGTATTCAGATGATATTGGGCGAGTCAACGTCACTAATAGCAGCGGTCGGTTTCATTCAGCTGTACAAGTTCATGTACCCCGACGGTTCACCTGAGTCTCCTTTCGACCAATTCTTCATCCGTGTTTCGATCGCTCTCAGCATTGATTTCGTGTTTAATTCCTTCTCCCTGTGGCTACAAATGTCTTGCTTCAATGTGGCTGTGGTGAGGGTCTGGAAAAAGAAATGGCGAAAACACATGCTCATTGTCTTAATTATCGCAATTGTAACATTGTGCTATATGACAACTTATCTCTTCGCAGTTGTAAAGGAGAAAAACAGTTCAAAggcaaaggatttgaattgttTGAGGCCTTTTACCAAGTTTGGCTGATTGAAGTAACACGGCTTGTGTTATTTTTGGCAAACCATCAGACTGCACTCTTTTTATTATGAGGCTGAAATTTTCGAAATTTTAATATGTTCAGAATGCACCGGATGCATATTCTTCTCTAGAAACTAAGGATTGTCACAAtaatatttcagcctcaaataACGATACAGGAAAAATCTGCTattatgaaaaaacaaaaaaaagggtaTTTCTATTTACTCAGGCCAGACCTACACACAGTTGTTATTATTTAGGTCATGTAATAGTAacgataataatgatagtaTAACGAAaacgataatgataacgatgTCAATGACAATAAAAGGACAATGAGATTGGACAAAGGCTGTGGGGACCACAAATGACTTTGCTTCCACCTCATGCAGGGGCTGTTGGGCCAAGTTTGTTTGGACATGGCAGGAGAAAAGCCGAATTCCGCTCGGAAGAACCATGATTTTCCTAGCTTGCTTCTGTAAGCAAAATGTCTGACAGTGGTCTGTCTGAAATGTGATAGCTGGACTTCATTCACAGACTTTTAAACCAGTTCACTTGGTTTACCTGGTCATTGTGGAAATCTAAAATATTAGTCACTATATCGTCTTCAACGTGAGTAACATCGCCTTCTTACAGCGAAAGGAAAATCTGCAAATCCAGCCAAATCTGATTTAAAGTAgataacattgaaaaacagAGATGAGCAAAAAAAATCATCTACGTCTAGGAAAAAGGAGCTTTCCAAATAGCTTGTATACAACCAGTAATATTCGAGAATTGTTTGTTAAATTGATGAAGTCGTTTCTCCTTGAGACATGTAACTCATAGGCTTTAATTTGTTCAAAATTGCGAGGCTTTTCTTGTGATCTATGCGAG
This region includes:
- the LOC136920011 gene encoding uncharacterized protein, which codes for MKGFCFQFLCSPTNFFQAFSSSFRRYSSLTKANKFPVESGRVSWTNHGWGASFSRLKQLFDYISETFTAGVIQSYQGQLGLGEAPLLPQEALLEDFTRFGNDMIFQEYDAPAGDNSKMGWKKSRPTSWWNSLWEAMKHAFCIQIVGGVALGTIAILVLVLDFNTVDLCFDQQKLNWTALPKRTQAVMVAAGCCEAYVVQLWSFLVVLFLFGWPLIKRLNLLVLNLLGAFVDTYYRLVLQVFNIYKSSWMSFPLNAIFVLILLMNSLLIGREIARRNENGRRGRMKKTLQVFAMLLAQFAFALAIFFVLVYVLIPLYGKASETNRAVIAGCFPLVTAMPKVIIRLAAQRIDFLHSGNSHAFFVVLNFASAIVFRVMQAELTNLNLFILLSLAHGAIDLLERFTIVIRDYLWYVIYKKLNKQGGVETTLIAARFRTPRSMRLVADVSIQMILGESTSLIAAVGFIQLYKFMYPDGSPESPFDQFFIRVSIALSIDFVFNSFSLWLQMSCFNVAVVRVWKKKWRKHMLIVLIIAIVTLCYMTTYLFAVVKEKNSSKAKDLNCLRPFTKFG